In the genome of Thermoproteus tenax Kra 1, the window TGAGAGCTAGGGGATCGACAGATGGGCCAACGCCGAGAGTCCTAGCCAATATCTTCAGCGCAGTCTCCAAGGATATCGTGGCTGCTACTATGTATGCGGCGCCGTACACCGTTGAATATATAGTATAGATCCAACCGGTCTCAAAACCCAGCCTCTTCGTGAGAGAGTAGTACGCGTAAGTGTAATATCCGCCGGCCTTCGTGAACCTCATAGAGAGTCGGTAAACTACCAGCCCGTTGACTAACACCATCAGCGTCCCCAAGAGTATCGCTATAGGCGCCAGTCCGCCCACTAGGGCGAACACAGCCACTCCATAGCTTAAAATGCTCAGGAAGGGCGACTGACCTCCAAAGCTTAGGAACACCAGATCTAAAAGGCCTATCTCTCGTCTCAACTCGCTGGCCTTATCCTCGGCCTCCATACAGCGAGCCTCTACGGGCTAGTATTAAAACTACTCAGCCTTCTCTCCCCTTACTACTCCCACGACGAATAGCGGTACCTCGAAGTCGCCGCCATAGTAGTAGAACAGTAGCGTCTTTGTTATTTCTCTGAGCAATAACATGAGGGCCCCTCTGCCGATCTTAGCGGACTCGGCGGCATCCCTCCAAGGCCTCGCTTGTAAAACCTTCGATACGAGGGCCAGCTCGAAGGGCTCGGGAAGCGAGGGTCTCTTCGGCCTGGAAGAATAGAAATATTGCGT includes:
- a CDS encoding amino acid permease — its product is MEAEDKASELRREIGLLDLVFLSFGGQSPFLSILSYGVAVFALVGGLAPIAILLGTLMVLVNGLVVYRLSMRFTKAGGYYTYAYYSLTKRLGFETGWIYTIYSTVYGAAYIVAATISLETALKILARTLGVGPSVDPLALMTGIFAVSSCVPHIGHKAYGEIRHDRQRLGGGHHGGPRIHVYSVDRLAVL